The window TGGAGAATCTTTGTCTGAACTGTTCAATTGGACAATTTATTGGGAGTCTTTGCATTTACTTTAGCCAACCAAGACAGGACACCACACGTTGACCACTACTTTGAGTGAAAGTTATCATAAAAACTTCAACTGCTCTTACTTGTGGCATTGTCTATATAGTGAAACGCCTGTTGATAAAAGAAGCAAAACCCAAAACTCTGGGCCACGAGCATACACAACCATAGTAACCCTGGTACGTCTTAATTTGGGAAGACCGCTGATGCCTGTCTCCATCAGCATAGATTCTTTATAGAAAGCTCTGTCCGGTGATGACAATGTTGATTATTTAGTGTCTGATAAGGCAAGGGGGAGTATCTCATATGGAAAAATGGCGAACATCCTTCAGGTTGATCTGTTGTATGGGAAATAAAAAGGTTGATGCATTACTATGTCTCTCTTCTGGCTAATGCTGCAAGAAGTTGTTGAGGATAAATTAATCCATTACTTTAGTCTAAACTGAGCTTTTGCCTCAATCAGTCATACTGGACAACCATGACCAGTAGTTGGCTATAAGCTGTTTGGATTGTTCGAATCAGTGAGTGGATATTAAGTAGTTATTACATATTGTTTGATGCCCATATATTCTTCCTTAACTGTGGATGTGATTGGTTAAGCAATTACATACTTCTTGTCAAAGATCTCATCTTCCACTCTCCACTGCACGACTTGTAGATGGAATCCATTCTCAGGCTGTGCTTTGTCATGAACCCTAAGGAATACGCCAAAGCCAACAACCAGGGTgatgatgtttttctttgtgAATATGAATATGACATCCATTGGCACAGTTTCAAGCGTCTTGCTGAGTTTGACAAGGAAGAAGAGGTTTGCAACTGAGCATATGAGCTGCAATGTTTGGCTTTTGTTTTCAAACTTGAGCAGGAAAGATTCACAACTTTGTTGCACAGGATGGTGTGGAAGATGACGGTGATGAAGATTGGATTTCTCGCGATGAAGCAGACTCCGGAACTGATGAAGACATGGATTATGAAGAAGAGCGTGTGAAAAACCTGCAGTCAAGATCATCAATAACTCATGAATGTGCTGCGGTACAAATGAAaccgtttattttatttttctgttcctttCCTTCAAATGGCTTTTCTTCAAATCGGTCcttgattattttatacagaACTCACGTAAGGGCCAGTTCTTTGGACTGCAAAAGATAGGGACAAAGAGAATTCCAGAGCATGTCAGATGCCACAAGAAAACTGATCTGGAAAGAGCCAAGGCATTGCTTTTACTGGCAACACTTCCTAAAAGCTTACCTTGCCGAAATAAGTAAGCATGTCTACTTGTTTAAATGTTTGTATCATCTGGCTAGCTCTATGCTTCATgagacattttttattttttggtagaGAAATGGAGGAAATAACAGCTTTTATAAAGGGGGCATTATGTCAAGACCAATGTCTTGGGCGTTGCCTATACATACATGGTGTTCCTGGAACTGGCAAGGTATACTTTTCACCTGAATTAGCTATAAAATGTTATCTTAGTTCCTTTGTAGCTGAATATCACATGATATTCTATTAACTTTAAGCTTTAGACAATGACAGTACTTTCAGTAATGAGAAACCTGAGGTCTGAAGTTGATGCTGGAAGGATCAGACCATATTGTTTTGTGGATATTAATGGTCTTAAGTTGGCATCTCCGGAGAACATATACAAGGTATTAAAGAatattgaattgcaaatttggTATTTATACTTCTTTTGTGCCTTTTGATGTGATGCGACATTCTTTTAGGTTATTTATGAAGCATTGACTGGACATAGAGTTAGCTGGAAGAAGGCTCTTCAGCTGCTTAATGAGCGATTTTCAGATGGAAAGTATATTGGCAGAGATGACGACCGACCTTGTGTCCTACTAATTGATGAACTTGACCTTCTTCTAACCAGAAATCAATCGGTACTTGCTTTTGGTCCTATCCAAATGACATAAAATTAGCATTGCGTCTGGCACAGCACCTGAAGCAAatgctttgctttttctttctccctttttttttttttccagttttgtTAAACTTCTTTATTAGGCCATCAATGTGGTTAGCCTTCTATTGTTGCAGGTTCTCTACAACATTCTTGATTGGCCTACAAAGCCACATTCCAAGTTGATTGTGATCGGTATGTCTTGTCCTTTTACAGGGGGTTGTAAGGACAATGAGGAGAGGAAGACACTAATGTATTATTCCTCTTTGTGTAAATATTTAGGCATAGCAAACACAATGGACCTGCCAGAGAAGTTACTTCCCCGTATCTCTAGTCGCATGGGTATTCAGAGACTTTGCTTTGGTCCGTACAATTATCAGCAGCTTCAGGAAATCATTTTAACGCGACTCAGAGGAATTGATGCATTTGAAAAGCAAGCTATAGAATTTGCTTCTCGAAAGGTCTCATCCttgattcttttgttttttcctataTTGTGATATGGGCTTTGACATTTACCTATCAATCGAATTTCTGGAGGCCATCAGCATATTTGTTTTAAAGGTTTTCCTTACTATTCTCTCATGCTACCCTCAGTTTGACTTTGGATGATTTACATCTTTAACAGGTAGCAGCCATTTCAGGGGATGCACGGCGTGCACTAGAGATATGCAGACGTGCAGCAGAAATTGCTGATTACCGTATAAAGAAAGCTCTCAAAACTGCTCCTGCAGCTGGTaatcttttttatgctgactTAATAACCTCAATGTAGAACTTCCAGTGAGCAGTACACTTAACCACTTCTGTGTTCCCGATCCATTGTGTCCTTACAAACATCTAGGTGTATACATGCTCAGATGAGTTGGAAAGCAATAGTGGGAAGGTATGGACAGTTGAAGATCTAAGATCATTTCTTTATGAATCTGACTTGACCGAGAAGCTTTCCGCCAAACTAGATTATCTTTAGCGTCATTCCAAGTCACTCGATATGAGGAGGGGTGTGCATGTATGATTTACGGCTTTGTTTATGGTTGATCAAAACAAAGGAATATAAACAGGGGCTGACTGAATTTTGCTATACATCAATGATGGGAAAATTCAACAGATGATCTCTCTGCACTACCATCACAAGCCTAGAGATAGGTGACATAATTTTAGGTCATTGTTGAGGACTATAGGAGTGACAAAATctgtttgattgttttgattGGGGATGTCATGGCTATCTGTACTGCTTGTGGTCCTGAAGGCTCACTCTTTTTGATGTACACGTGTGTATATATTGGTAAATGTGCATCTGTTAGCATAAACTTACAATCGCAATAAACAAATGAtgtaattttctccattttacAGGGAAAGCTCTGGTTGGGATGTCAGAGGTTGAAGCAGCCATCAAGGAAATGTTTCAGGCACCTCACATCCAGGTGAGTTGAAACACATTCATAACTTGTCATCAGTTACTGCTCACTGATGTATCGGTGTTGTTGCTGCAACATATAACACCACATGCTTTGTATTCACGAATTTATCGGGCCATATACTGCGTCATACATAGTTGGCAGGCGCATCATACGAAAAAAGTGTATATCACCCAAGATAGGGGAAGACTCGCAAGCTATGTGAAGAGGAATGTCAATACTTAAAAGGATGGTTTCAGCTAATGTTTCAAGTTGATGCAAAAGTTTTGGTTTCAGAAAAATAGGCTAAtattttgctgaagaaactgCTAGTTTACAGCTGCAGTAATGTGGTATAAGTGAAAAGAGTTGATTGCATTGTTTATATCTTCTAGATGGTGCTCAGATGTGATTCCTTCTAGTAGAGTACTACTTCACTCAATACAGGCGGCTTTCTCCTTATTTACATTTAAGTTTGGCAGGATATGCAGGAAGCTGCAATATGTTAGAACTTTTTTATGAAACTTCTGATGTAGCTTTACTCTTTTGACTTTGCCAGGTCATAAAAAGTTCCTCCAAACTCGGAAAGATCTTCCTGACAGCCATGGTACATGAGCTATACAAAACAGGCCTGGGAGAAACCACGTTTGAGAAGGTTATCTTTTAAACTTGTCTTGTATGCTGCGTCACATAAAGAGATTACTGGGAAATTGCCAGTAAAATTCTAGGACCTTTTATATAGGAGCTTGTACTTATTGTCATATTCTGTCTAAGAAAAATGACCTATTGAAATAATGAAATGTGAAAAGTACATGTAAAACTAAggaaagataataaaagaaagaaatggaccATGTCATCTCGATGACTAATAACATTGCTAAAAGTTCAGAAGAGTTTTAACATTGTGAATGCTGATGTGTATTTGTAGGACATTATTATCAGGTTATTATCTCATGGTTATTCTTGATACCTTGCGCTAGCGTAttattctatttcttcttttaggCATTTGACGCTGCCCTTCTCTATAATGCAGTTGGCAACGACCGTTTCATGTCTCTGTGCAAGCAATGGAGAAGCTTTTCCTGGATGGGACACACTATTAAGAGTGGGGTAAGCGCTCTCTACTATATTCTTCTCTCGCTATATAATGAACAAGGAAACCATCTATGAAGTTTTGAGGACTATATATTAGGCATATGCTTAAGGCTTAAGGGGTTGGAAGGTTTTTGAGCTATTTCAGACCCATTAAAGGCTTGCAATTTCTGTTTCTGTCAATAACACGATGCTGACTTGTGATTTGCATATGATATTAGCAGCCTTAATGTGAAGTAATTGCTGTAAGCTTCTACTTAAAGGATTTGTGAAGTAGTATGGCAAAAGAATTTAATGAGATGGATACTTATGTAGTGACGTCTTTCATTAAGTGTGCACTACATTGCATAGTACTACTTCTAGTTGTGCCGCATAATatgctagtttttttttccgCTTTTGGAAGCTAACTTAATCATACATACTAGGACCACAAcgtaaaatatttttggcattgagCTTGTTTTATGTCAATTTGTTAAtacccgaaaaagaaaaaaagctaaAGGAATGGTATAAATGATTACAGCTGAAAATTTGTGTTAATTTGTCATTATTGTACTTGAAATTCATGTTAGCATTacctattatatttttttataagcCAAATGATTGACTGATAACAAGACATGTCCATTCATATCGATATACAGGATTACGTATATCGCATCTTGTCATACTCAAGTTTTCCTTGTGTTTAGTGTTTTGCCTCATATCTCGTAAATTTACCGTGATCAATATTGTGAACTCTAAAATGGTTACCTATGTGCAAAAGGACATAACGGGCCTCTAAATTAGGGTCGGTAGAAGGCATGACAATGGATAAGAAAAGATACTGAGATGCTGCATTgacattaaatttattttcaagctAAAGAAATCAGCTCAGCTTTGACATTCCTATCATGTTTCCTCCGTGGCAGCTGTATGATGGGTGAATGCCGGATCATCTTATGTGAGCCTGGTTCTAAGCACAGGTTACAGAAGTTGCAGCTCAATTTTCCAAGGTCAGTTCTCACTTCTCGAAAAGCAGTCAGCTACAACCTTCATAAGGCATTCAAGCTATGACATCCCTGTTCCTTGATATTTCCCTCTGACGATATGGATTGCTCCAAGATTATTTTATCTTCGATCTTAGCCCATACATGCTTGGACATGGTTTAGAATGAAATAATTgttgtttttccacaaaaaagaTAGTAACGACACAGTAATTCTAGGCTGTAATTCTTCTGTGACAATAGAATTTTGCGAGAGCATATTACCTAGAATGAGTTACTTTACAAAAACTGTAGCTCAAAGCACAAATTGCATCTACACTATGATGCTAGATGGTTGGcttaatttcctaaaaaaaaaaataataataatttttgacTCTgtttaattaatggaaaatgaatgatttagaaattttttcttaaaactaATCCCTTATAATGCTTGAAATAATAAGTTAATGGAAATGTTTTCGTTAtagacaacaatttatatctcaacatttttgtaagcgataaaaattctctttccttcgtttttttataagcgattatttttagaaaaatatttttctaaattagtcattttttttttttacaccaaTGGACCATTAGATCCAATCTCAATTTTGCTtcgaaattgtccaaaaaaatcacaaactttcattTAAGTCCCAAATATGTCTCAATTAACCCTATTAAGCAGCTGTTGTTGCTTCCAAGGGCATTGATAAAGATGCAGGTTTTGATAAAGAACCTTTAGGGGCcttgatgttgataattttgaagaaatcaGTGGTAATTTTTGAATGACGGTTTAACATGACAAATTTGGGACTAGagtgaaagtttgtgattttgttttagatattaaaaaaaaaaaaaacgtaggGTAGGTTAAAACACAAAAAGGGGGTAGGGTAGAATTATAATTGGACTGGGTGTTATTTAGGGAACTAGGCCTAGATGTTTTCCAAACTTTTGACTGGAAAGTTTACCGCATGAGCAACAGAGTGATCCTTCTGagaactttcttcttcatggaCCTACTTTTTTCCAACCTTAGACCTTCTACTGGTACAGGCTACATATGATTTAGCCCAAGCCTCACTTACAGTGTGAACTACAAAAGGTCTTCATTTGTATTACAAAACAAATCATAGTCTGGACAGTTGGTTTCGTACAAATGAAATTAGTTGAAGCTTTGAGACTCGACACACCGGCCACTACCACTAACAATGCATGAGGCCATTTTATTGTCCACTAAGATAGACGCCATTTAGGTGGGTTGTTTTCCTATTGTGTTCTGCTGCAATACAGGAAAAGTGTAGGTAGACcattttgatgatgaagatATATCTCACTTCAGAACCATTATTGCTTTCACAAGCGTGTGATTGTTATCTATAATGCAGTTATTAAGATTTTATTATCCATCGTAAGATGTCAACACAGAATTAAAACTTTGCACCGGTGATATGATAGTCTGTATTGTATTGTGGCAGCGACGACGTGACATTTGCACTCAAAGACAGTGGCGAGCTACCTTGGTTAGCGAAGTATCTGTGATTCAAGACAATTTCGGATTTTAATTCTTATCCTGTATTCTTTCCTATTtagataaacatttttttaacatCAGCAGTGAGTGACATCAATTTTGAAGTTTTGATTTATTGACATTTTAAGACCAAAATCAATTTGTTGGGATGATGAGGATATGTTGTTCTTGTCCTTGTTGTCAAGAGGACGAAGACATGCTATCGATTCTTGTCAGATTTAGTTAAACTCGGGAAAGAGTTCCTCTTGAACTTCTGATTGAATCTCTGCTTTagatttgatcaaatcatgTGATTTTCTCATTAAGAAATAGCAGATCCTGCAAGTACTCTACGTGGTGCTGCTGCCGATAAGGAATTTAGTGTTAAGTAATAGCTTAATTGCAAGGACACTGCAAGGTTAACCGGTGATGTCCCATTCGAGAACCACAAAAGGCATTTTCATGGTGTTCTGGGAACCTCGCTTAACCGCAAGACAGTGTCCTTCTGTCTAGGATGTTGCCAGCCTGGCAGACCTAAACTCTCGAGTACGTAAAGATGCAGAAACTAGGAATTGGGGGCACATTAAGATTTTTTCCATCGGTCACCAATACCGTTCTTTTCCCTCTGTTTTGTTCCACAGGTGATATTTTGACAAGAACATCTTACCATAGGTCTTAGCCCATGTCAAGCAAGCGGCGTAGTGGCGCCACACATTTACTTCAAGATGCAATCACActaaaaagatttatgaaacCCATCGTCATGAGCTGAGATATTCACCTGCCTTTGAAACTGATTAAGAGCGAGCAATAGTAAAGATCGGGTACTACTATACAGATGACCACAATCTCAAAAGAAAGACAAAGCATGGCAACATAGAAGCTTCATTCAGTTATGGATGCGTCCAGTTATGTCATACGCAACCCCCAGGCAGCTCcatttcgttttcttttcttacttccCCATGGATTCGTTGAAGGTTATATTAGTTTCCCTTTTTTCCATGACATTGGGTATCTGTCCaatgtcatctctctctctctctctctctctctctctcctactATTTTACGTTTCCGATATTATAAAAGGTTTTCTTGAAAAACTTGAATTCTAATTAAGCTTCTGgccaggaaaaaaagaagtccTAATGAAGCTAAGAGGTTCCATAATTGAAACCCCTGATCATCCGGTTCCCATGGTAGAACTGCTCAGATACAGCATATCACTCAAAGATCTTCCACAGCAGCAGACTTTTCATCATGAAGCCTAAGCATCACTTCTATCTTGAGCAGCCACCAAATGTGTAAGCAAGGAAACACTCTGATTCTCCTAAGCTTGAGACAAGTATGAGTTTCTGTACCACAATGGCCTGCCCAAGATGGCACTCCCGTGAACAGAAAGGTAAGAAGCATTTAACCTACATCACGAAAGAGATAGCTGTTATGAATACAGAAATTACTTCCGACTAGCTAATGCCATGCCTtggaaacaaaagataaaaagaaaagaaaagaaagggactCACTTATCAACATCCGGAGGAGCCAGGGGATCGGTTGGCTCTACAGTAGGAACGGCACCTGCCATACCAGCCATTTCTTGAGAACCTTCAACCTAAAAATCAAGAACAGAATGATAGTCACCAAAACTATAATTCATGAAACTCCagggaaaaggaagagatcTGCAATTTTGTGTTATGAGTAACTTTGAATATCTTCTCCCAAGtatcaaaaggaaaggaaagttAGAGCATAATCACTTTCACCAGGGGATCAGATCCCATTCTAGCAAAAAATATGAACTCAGCTGATCAAGTATCTTGTTAAACATAAGTGTCTCAACTTATTCCAGAATCTAAGTCTGAAGAGAGAAGCAGCAAAATTAAGAGCTAACTACAGGTGCCACAAAATTTTCACTTCATGAGCTTCAATACCCTCAGCATCTGGACAGTTGTGGTAAAATTCTACCTAGCTCAAGTGCGAAGGAGAACAAGTCCTATCCTCCtaattattcaaagaaagatgagGGGTTGAATGCAAACTCCATTTTTAAGATATATTGCAAAAAGAACCAGACCATTTAAATCTCCGCAGAAAGAGAATAACCTCCCCTGTTGCAAGTAGCCTCCATCTTTTAAATCGCTGGAAATAGATTGCCAACCATCCAAACACTTTGCAAAGATTATGAGAAAGTTTGCAAATATTAAACAAAAAGAGGGATATCTACTAACAAAACCTCAAGATTTGGCTTGAAAAGATACAATATAGGCTTTAATTTAGTTAGAATTATTTTCAAGGAACCGGCAACACTTACGATGCTAGAACCCATATTATAAGAAAGATTTGAAGACAGGAGTATACAAACTATGAAGCATAACAGCACAAATATCTTGCCTGTTGAGGGTATTGCATGTAACCAGCATAAGCACCATATGCATACAAAGACGGATCATGGGAAGCACCATAAGAATACGCATCAtagccttgtgcatagccataaTAAGCATTCCATTGACTTGGATCTACTTGCTGGCCCCAGCTACCAGGCACATCCTACAAGTTGATACCAAATACTGTCAAATGCCAAGATGTAATGTATacaaatgagaaaaaggaaGTATACAAAACTATACAATAGCAGTAATACCAAATGACAAAGTAAACGTGCCAAATACTATTTTTGCCCAAGGATAAGCAAGGAAATGCAACAGGGAAGTGCATGATATTGAGATTCTACTTGATGCCTCCAGAAGTTAAATTCTCTACAGAGGTTCTTCTTCAACAACCTCGAGTCTTATGGCAAATACAGATGAAGGTTAAGAAAGACAGCTACTAAGCCATCTTTCTACTTCATTGGTCGTGATTTGTGAACTAACTCTGCACGTTCTCCAGTGAAAGGGTTAATTAAGGGAATGCAGTCCTTGAAGGTTGGGTGCCTTTCAAGAATTAGCAACACCCCAAATAAGCTCTTtaatcacaattaaaaaaaatatgaaagtgAAACAGTGAATGGCAGCCCTTTGAATACCAATAGTGGGATATACTTTAAGCATCTTCATTTTCGTTCCCTACATTTTCCAACACCATATTGACAAATCCATGTCTTtgttagaaaagaaaatgaaaaccatGTTTTTGCAATGGTCACTTTCTCCAGGTTCAAATTTTAGGAGCTCTAAAGAGAAGAATTGTGTAACGGGTCTAGAGGAAGGCAACTACTATTAAAGCAAGATTTAATATAGGGATGACACGCATGATTCCAAACCTGTTTAGCTGTTGGGCTTCGCCCCCAAGAAATGCGAACAACTTGTTGACCAATAGTAGCTCCCTGCATCCTTTGGATGGCTTCTTCAGCAGATGCCCTATGCAACagaattatgataaatataaagaGCAGAAACATGTGCCATTGTGTCTAGTGAAACAAAAAGATTGGGAGTGTAAATGCCAAACGAGTAGCAAAATTCATCCATGTCATGCAAAAG of the Eucalyptus grandis isolate ANBG69807.140 chromosome 10, ASM1654582v1, whole genome shotgun sequence genome contains:
- the LOC104421520 gene encoding origin of replication complex subunit 1B, coding for MAETPKRIQTPRKQKQSPSKLHHQPASASPISFAPRTPRTATPLRRSARLTPLSPDNGAAPSRSIGFADESVPSPGKRPRRARSAGPATPSKEGTREEVDEAVGLDKPGRKSRQRAENGGSGISFAPASPNRSEIKKRRRSESDSKMVTRARTLSASDGKKKKKKEKGDAAPKKRVYYKKVVYDGGEFEVGDDVYVKRREDASSEDEDPEVEECRICFKAGRAVMIECDVCLGGFHLKCLTPPLKEVPEGEWNCGFCEARKLGKEVELPKPPEGKRLVRTAKEKLLSSDLWAAHIESLWKEVDGTYRCRVRWYIIPEETAAGRQPHNLRREIYRTNDFADFEMESILRLCFVMNPKEYAKANNQGDDVFLCEYEYDIHWHSFKRLAEFDKEEEDGVEDDGDEDWISRDEADSGTDEDMDYEEERVKNLQSRSSITHECAANSRKGQFFGLQKIGTKRIPEHVRCHKKTDLERAKALLLLATLPKSLPCRNKEMEEITAFIKGALCQDQCLGRCLYIHGVPGTGKTMTVLSVMRNLRSEVDAGRIRPYCFVDINGLKLASPENIYKVIYEALTGHRVSWKKALQLLNERFSDGKYIGRDDDRPCVLLIDELDLLLTRNQSVLYNILDWPTKPHSKLIVIGIANTMDLPEKLLPRISSRMGIQRLCFGPYNYQQLQEIILTRLRGIDAFEKQAIEFASRKVAAISGDARRALEICRRAAEIADYRIKKALKTAPAAGKALVGMSEVEAAIKEMFQAPHIQVIKSSSKLGKIFLTAMVHELYKTGLGETTFEKLATTVSCLCASNGEAFPGWDTLLRVGCMMGECRIILCEPGSKHRLQKLQLNFPSDDVTFALKDSGELPWLAKYL